TCGGAAAACAAAATTAGAAAAGTTTCGCACGCAGATCGAACACGAGATCTGAAAGGAAAGGGCGTAGAGATTTTACCGTTCTTGGCCCGCGGTGTCCCAGATCTGAGCCTTGACGCTCTTATGGTCCATCACGAGTGTTCGAGTTTGGAACTCGACGCCGATGGTGGCTTTGGAGTCCAAGCTGAACTCGTTTCTCGCGTAACGAGAGAGTATCTGCGATTTCCCGACTCCGGAGTCTCCGATCAGGACTAGCTTGAAGACGTAGTCAATCTTCTGCGACGGGTCTCCGTATCCTCCGCTCGACATCTTTCACCGTCTTCTTTCTCAGCAAATGGTGTGAAGTATTCAACTAAACGAAGGTGAAGTTTTATACGGAGTGATCTCGTGCGGTTAAGTCTTGTGTAACTCGTTGACGATGCTTACGTGTCAAACGATCGTTGGTTGTTGTGGATACTTTTTTTCTCTATGTGTCAGGCGCATGTTTTTCGGTGCGATGCTGTTTACTAATTAAATCAAAAGAGGGCCGAATCAAAGGAATATTGAAACTCGCCTTCACGGTCCTGAGGCCCATTACTCGACGACGTCGTTTTACGCTGTATTGCTGACATGGCAAACAAAATGTCCACgtcatacttttttttgttattcttcTGATTTGGGGGAGACGACGATGGAAGAGCCAAGGCGATTGGAGAAGTTGCAGAGTGTTGTATCAGCCGTCTCTTCTCGCGGTTTACTAACTTCCGATCatgaatcttcttcttcttcttcttctcggttCATTTCCGATCTCGTTCTTTTCCTGGTAAGTGAGAAAGTTGAATGGTTTTTCGAATTTTTTCCCGGAGAATTTTGAAATCTGATATCATTCTTCGTTCTAAGGTACAACCATGCGGCGACCTAGATGTTGAATCGAAACTCGTCTTGGTCTCTGATTTCATACCGAAAGTAAGCAAAAGCTTGATACCATTTTTGATTATTCCTCTTTCGAAGCGTTTTGTTTTACTGCGTAGGTATCTGGACGTTTCCTCGATGAGATATCGAGGTCGATTCAGCGAGGCGATGATTCCAAACCACTTAACACAAGTTCAGGTTCTTATAATCAGTTCCCTTTGTAGTTATCTATGTttctgttgtttttgtttcagctCACTTGAAATTGCCTCTGCTTCGAAGAtgtgtttgtttgagttactttaaagcgtatatatattctctgaatCTTCGGTTTGCTTTAGTCTTTTCAGTTATTATGTGAATGGCGGTTAATAGTTTAATTTCTATGTAGTAGAGTCTCAAAAGAGGAGTGTCATGGATAATGTTGATCCTTACGCGGCACAGAAAGCTCAAGAAGACGTGGCAATGGTCGGGGTTGATGCAATGAAGAGAGCAAACTCTACACTTGAGGATTTCGTAAGTTCTTTACTCATACACAAGCATAATCAAGTAGAGAAAGATAGAGGGAGAAAAAACTTCTCTTATGACTTATGCAAGTGTATCTCTCTcttgatttttgaaaatgtgTTAGTCTTAGTGATAGTCCATATCGTGTTGCAGTCCAGGTCTTACTTCATGTTCCATCACTTGGAAGTTAGCGAACCACAGTCAATATTTAGATATTTACCCGTCCTTTCATTCACTGAGAGTTACATATATCAGGTAATAACTGTATATTTTTGTTCAGTGAAGTTGCACCTAACCCGGTTCTAAGAAATTTTGAAGTCTTTCTGTTTCCCTAGATGGATGCTCTTAATGAGAAGATTGTCCGCGAATCAGCTTGTGAATCCCGAGTCAATGTAAGATGCCATCTCTAATATTTTGGAGTGTGGGAATCACCAAATTAGTGTAGAGCCTAATGGTTTGAGAATTGAGATGCAGTGTTCAAGCCATGGATGGAATGCTGGATCACGGGTTTTGTTTGAAACTGATCCATTGAAGCCGCTCGGAGATGTGCTTGAACGTGAGGGCCTTTTGACGCAAAGGTATTTCCTTGagataactttataattttccTTATTGTATTTATCAGCAAAGGGACAAACAATATAGCAGAACTTAACAGATATTAACTATGTCATTGGTTAGAATACAACAAGAGTTTGAGTCGGGCAAAGAGTATTGGGCGTTAGAAAGAAAGCTTTGTCATGCTCTTTCGAACAAAAATAAGGTAACTGGTTCAGGTTACTTCCTTCAAATAAGTGGCTGTTTATGTATGCTATAGATTTGCTCACCGTTTGatctatatatatctttatagaTCTGTGTCGAAGATGTGATGAGAGCAATTCATTTGAAGTCTTTTGATTACCGGGTGTTGAATCTTCTGCTATACAAGTTGAGAGGAGTAGAGGTGAGTAGTACATTCATCATGTGCCTTGTCATTTCTTGATGAGAAGTCATATTCAGTTtgtatttgatttatgttttctttctttggaaACTGCGGAAAAGGTGAATGAGTTGCACATGGAGTTCTTGTCAGTTTCAGAGTTCCTGGTTGAAGTAGCTGATGATCTGTACGCTTTCTTTTGAAACATTTTTCCATCTTCCATATATACTAAGTTTGTTGAGTCTTTCAGGGTCTTGAGTGcattttgaattgtatttttgcAGGTTCGACTATGAGGTTAGCTACACTCAGAGAATAGCTGTGTCACATCGAGATCTCCACTGATATGCTTTTCTTGTAGGACGACGTGCTGGAGAACAGTTTCAATGTATTACGAATGTTTGTGGGAATCTTTGGCCCATCAAATGCACCCACTGAGCTGGTAAAGAAGCGTTAACACGACAATCATTCAATCGACGTTTCTCTGAaaacatttttacagttttcaTTGTTTCTTACAGGCCAAGCGGATATCAGCAGCTGAAGAGAAGTATGAAGAGATCATGAAATCCCTGGATCCacatttgtcttcaaattacCAAAGGAGATGTGAAGAAGCTACTAAAGAAGGTATCAATAATACAATTATATCATCAAAAACTCCATTTCTGTTGACTTATTGACTCGGTGAAAAAGTTTAGGGGGGAAAGTTTCTGGCCCTTCGCTGGGAACATGGAACATACCGGCGGTTATTTCGGACGAGGATGCATACCGAGCTGCTCACCGGTAAAAGAACATGTAGCAGTTATAAAACCGGGAATTTGTTAAGGTTGTTTACCGGATTAAACCGGGAATTAAAATCGAGGAAGAGTAGTAGTAGTAACCTTTTCATTGTATCCTTTGCCGAGACGTGAATAGGCTTCAGCTTGTGACCAAACATTCTTGGGCCGTAGGATCTTTTCTAAGTATCAACTATCGGAGGGAGACAAAAGCCCTGGACTCTTGTAGTTGCAGACTTGCATCTTGcaatttttttctggttttttttgttttgacaaTCACGTCGtctttctacattttttttgtcggcCGTCGTTTTTCTACATAATTTTTCCCATCTCATATAATCTCTTTTTGTGGCTTCAATTTATCTgtatattttaacataaatatttattttaaagagaATGCGACAAATCAGGTAATGTGGAAAAAGATAGTCACAGAACGCGTTACCACGGAACGTAATTTCACAGCCTTTATTTCGCGTCTTGTAATTTTCCCAATTTtcgattttattataaaaatgatttaaaagaaaatgaaaagatattcCAAATTTCAGGTGGCTTATGTAATAATATTCCCTGTTCTTcctgagagaaaaaaaaaacttggctTCGTTTGATTTAATACGTGCATTTACTTCTCTTGTTTTCTATATGTACGTTTACTTCAAAGTTCAAACCATACTCTTATTAGATGCACAAAAGTTCTGAGCTGTATTTTCAAGAAGCCATAGAAAAGTCGAGTAGTCGATGCCACCATAAATTGTAACTGAACAGTAGTTAAATATCATCAATTGTTCATGGACCATTCCGTATTCTATTCCTTTTATTATTATcactaggtgataacccgcgccCTGCACGGAGCGAGaagattattaaaatattataacttttaatatgtagacataataaaaattaaagtcatagTAAAAACAATATATGTAAGAAAGTACGGATTATAGCTAAGAATTTTAGTatgtcaatataaatttatatgcgatggccattaaaattaaattgtatatttgtttgcatgcgggtaaattataaatacaatattaaatgaaacataagcaacagtctaataaaatataaaatgaacaatgtataaaaaaacaaaacaaaaataaaaatggagacaaaatAACTGATGTCAATAATGTTTTCATAAGTCTTCGTTTGCAATCCTATTATGAGAAATATAGCAAATAGATCATCTAgagaatttaaaaacattatttaacaaaatatgtgAATGCATGTATTACCTCAATCGTAAAGCATCAATTTCTGGAACACCAATGGGGTCGAAGACAACTTTGGAAAACCCATCAATGTTAGTAACCCTCTTAAGTCGGCCTtattatgaaatatgaaaaaatattagtaaaatatacatataatatcagcTCCGATtaatttattgtatatacaataaatacAATAGATTACCTTGTCCCCATTTAATTTGCCAACACTACAAAACACATAATATTATGTCTGCATCTATAGAATTCCATAAATCATTGAAAACATGAGCAAATGCACCATAAGCGACACACTTAATGACGACgttactgtaaaaaaaaaaggggttcAAACCATGTGATACTATACAAAtgtatatctttctttttacagATGTTGAATACTTACGGGATGTGTAGTacaaaaaaacagattttgtgGTCGATGATACCATTATTTCCGTTCGTAGGTTCCATCATATATTCTTCAAGAAATCCTACTCCTATAAACATAGTTTGCTTGTTGCAAGATTagttttatgaattttgatATGAACTTTAGATGTATCAGTGATGGTCACGACAAAAATATATCAGAATCATTCCCCTATCGATTAAAGTAAGTTTTCCAATTCTTTGAATTTAGTTTCCTTGATTACATTAACAATTAAATTGTGTTTCCTTAATATTTTGAAGCATTAAGTCTTGGGTTTAATTGGTTATTTTCGATGAATTGAatcaaaaatatcataaaacgaTTTGATATGAACATTCGTATAGGTTATGATATAAATATTATGATAAACGATTGTAGATTAGTTTTATGATAAACATAGTTTGCTTGTTGCAAGATTagttttatgaattttgatATGAACTTTAGATGTACCAAGTACTGATACAGGTTAAAGAACTTAGTTGTACCACGTTTAAAGAATCAAAAATTGTACTAAAGCATACATAACGATCGATGAGACACTTATTGTGTTGccttatttaaataaaacatttccaaATTTTTGAACATATCATAAAGTCTACCTTAGAAATGAGTTAATATGCTGCCTTATTTAGAtcccgattttttttttggaaatcgGAATGTAATCCGAAAGTGATTTTTGAAATCCGAAATCATATAGTATAATGTAATGACCAGTGGCATTTGTATGTAATTTTTCTAGTTCATGAAGGGTTTTTCTAAAAAGTAAGTGAGAGTGCATGTGGTGATGACACCTAGGAAATGGCACtcatgtaataaacacatgagGCCAAGGTTTATTTCTAGCAATGCTCCTCCTTTAATAAGAAAGGGATGTCGATCGAAACTTTTGCTTATTTGTAAGAAGTCGCCATTATGGTGGTTACTTACTAGTACTTTTTATTCGAAACAAATATATCGTGGGAAGAACT
This genomic stretch from Brassica napus cultivar Da-Ae chromosome C9, Da-Ae, whole genome shotgun sequence harbors:
- the BNAC09G46320D gene encoding uncharacterized protein BNAC09G46320D isoform X1 gives rise to the protein MEEPRRLEKLQSVVSAVSSRGLLTSDHESSSSSSSRFISDLVLFLVQPCGDLDVESKLVLVSDFIPKVSGRFLDEISRSIQRGDDSKPLNTSSVESQKRSVMDNVDPYAAQKAQEDVAMVGVDAMKRANSTLEDFSRSYFMFHHLEVSEPQSIFRYLPVLSFTESYIYQMDALNEKIVRESACESRVNCSSHGWNAGSRVLFETDPLKPLGDVLEREGLLTQRIQQEFESGKEYWALERKLCHALSNKNKICVEDVMRAIHLKSFDYRVLNLLLYKLRGVEVNELHMEFLSVSEFLVEVADDLFDYEDDVLENSFNVLRMFVGIFGPSNAPTELAKRISAAEEKYEEIMKSLDPHLSSNYQRRCEEATKEGGKVSGPSLGTWNIPAVISDEDAYRAAHR
- the BNAC09G46320D gene encoding uncharacterized protein BNAC09G46320D isoform X3; translated protein: MEEPRRLEKLQSVVSAVSSRGLLTSDHESSSSSSSRFISDLVLFLVQPCGDLDVESKLVLVSDFIPKVSGRFLDEISRSIQRGDDSKPLNTSSVESQKRSVMDNVDPYAAQKAQEDVAMVGVDAMKRANSTLEDFSRSYFMFHHLEVSEPQSIFRYLPVLSFTESYIYQMDALNEKIVRESACESRVNCSSHGWNAGSRVLFETDPLKPLGDVLEREGLLTQRIQQEFESGKEYWALERKLCHALSNKNKICVEDVMRAIHLKSFDYRVLNLLLYKLRGVEVNELHMEFLSVSEFLVEVADDLFDYEDDVLENSFNVLRMFVGIFGPSNAPTELAKRISAAEEKYEEIMKSLDPHLSSNYQRRCEEATKEV
- the BNAC09G46320D gene encoding uncharacterized protein BNAC09G46320D isoform X2; the encoded protein is MEEPRRLEKLQSVVSAVSSRGLLTSDHESSSSSSSRFISDLVLFLVQPCGDLDVESKLVLVSDFIPKVSGRFLDEISRSIQRGDDSKPLNTSSESQKRSVMDNVDPYAAQKAQEDVAMVGVDAMKRANSTLEDFSRSYFMFHHLEVSEPQSIFRYLPVLSFTESYIYQMDALNEKIVRESACESRVNCSSHGWNAGSRVLFETDPLKPLGDVLEREGLLTQRIQQEFESGKEYWALERKLCHALSNKNKICVEDVMRAIHLKSFDYRVLNLLLYKLRGVEVNELHMEFLSVSEFLVEVADDLFDYEDDVLENSFNVLRMFVGIFGPSNAPTELAKRISAAEEKYEEIMKSLDPHLSSNYQRRCEEATKEGGKVSGPSLGTWNIPAVISDEDAYRAAHR